One Syntrophorhabdaceae bacterium DNA window includes the following coding sequences:
- a CDS encoding NAD(P)H-dependent oxidoreductase, giving the protein MKATVLVGTAENETSIFTWTLNSFLEQKGYSVKTYYLSDMKIPPCGGEFDCWLKTPGICKMPGPHREIAASIIQSDLLVGLTPVTWGGYSYDLKKAMDHTIPLVSPLMESSHGLTYHVPRYRHYPDYLAIGILEKPDNNLEHIFETLIKRVVLNYYADHYDTRFIYRDAISAITSASLESWFPLRHSSGEKTLTHVDIDVTPPSR; this is encoded by the coding sequence ATGAAAGCGACGGTATTAGTGGGAACAGCCGAAAATGAAACTTCCATCTTTACCTGGACGCTCAACTCGTTCCTCGAACAAAAGGGCTATTCGGTAAAGACGTATTATTTGAGCGATATGAAGATTCCACCGTGTGGCGGGGAGTTTGACTGCTGGCTGAAAACGCCGGGAATATGCAAGATGCCAGGTCCCCATCGAGAGATCGCGGCTTCCATCATCCAGAGCGACCTGCTCGTGGGTCTCACGCCGGTGACCTGGGGAGGATACAGCTACGACCTAAAGAAGGCCATGGACCACACGATTCCCCTGGTATCTCCCCTCATGGAGTCTTCCCATGGCCTGACGTACCACGTTCCACGCTATCGTCACTATCCGGACTACCTCGCTATCGGTATATTGGAAAAGCCGGATAATAATCTGGAGCATATCTTCGAGACACTCATAAAAAGAGTGGTCCTCAACTATTACGCGGATCATTATGATACGCGCTTTATATACCGTGATGCAATATCGGCCATCACTTCCGCTTCCTTGGAATCCTGGTTCCCCTTGCGTCACAGCAGCGGGGAAAAGACCCTCACACACGTGGACATTGATGTTACGCCGCCATCACG
- a CDS encoding serine hydrolase domain-containing protein: protein MLSSKGITRLFAIVAVSIGLLTTLPQCSGRSFDNTDQKLEALVAGFVLNDKSVRNCVLAVAKGDGSLNWSGAAGIGHQNGQAPMTKDTPIYIASVTKLYTATAIMRLSESGALSLDDPMSKYLPDKLIRGIHVYEGTDYSSKITIRQLVSHTSGIADYYDEKPKGGKNLFEVFIEQPERPWTVEETIERARKDLRPNFAPGTRTSYSDTNFQLLGKIIEAATGKPLHVVFDELFFRPLGLTHTWMIGRSKPLAPSSDPADVFYKDMNITKTRSNGAYWAEGGIVSTAEEMIVFLKALNEGRIIRGETVQAMHDWRSWHFPLRYGYGTMLFKMPPLSSRIFGVPPLWGHSGSTGSFLYYSEDLNLYMAGTIDQVDAKVAPFKLMRAAMKAVRSGLTTSKQKTYTDSSLPEMAGRLS from the coding sequence ATGCTGAGTTCTAAAGGGATAACAAGATTATTTGCCATCGTTGCGGTCTCTATAGGATTGCTGACGACACTACCTCAATGTTCCGGACGGTCTTTCGATAATACAGACCAGAAATTGGAGGCCTTGGTCGCTGGTTTTGTCCTGAACGACAAATCGGTGAGAAACTGCGTGCTGGCCGTGGCAAAAGGCGACGGCTCGCTCAACTGGTCCGGGGCCGCCGGTATCGGGCACCAAAACGGGCAGGCGCCTATGACAAAGGATACCCCCATATATATCGCCAGCGTCACAAAGCTCTATACCGCAACCGCCATCATGCGCCTCTCCGAATCAGGCGCACTTTCCCTTGACGATCCGATGTCCAAGTACCTGCCGGACAAACTCATCCGTGGTATCCATGTTTATGAGGGAACGGACTACTCTTCGAAAATCACGATCAGGCAGCTTGTCTCGCACACTTCGGGTATAGCCGACTACTACGATGAAAAACCCAAAGGAGGGAAGAATCTCTTTGAAGTATTCATAGAACAGCCGGAACGTCCATGGACCGTGGAGGAGACCATAGAGAGAGCCAGAAAGGACTTACGGCCTAACTTCGCTCCGGGCACTCGCACATCTTATTCGGATACGAATTTCCAGCTATTGGGAAAAATTATCGAAGCCGCAACGGGGAAACCGCTTCACGTCGTTTTCGACGAATTGTTCTTCCGTCCCCTCGGCCTTACCCACACGTGGATGATCGGCCGCTCGAAGCCGCTTGCCCCTTCATCTGATCCGGCGGATGTATTCTACAAAGATATGAATATCACGAAAACGCGCTCAAATGGGGCCTACTGGGCAGAGGGAGGGATCGTTTCCACTGCGGAGGAGATGATCGTGTTCTTGAAAGCACTCAACGAGGGACGCATCATTCGAGGCGAAACAGTGCAGGCGATGCATGACTGGCGCTCCTGGCATTTTCCCCTTCGTTACGGCTACGGCACCATGCTGTTCAAAATGCCGCCATTGTCGTCAAGAATCTTTGGAGTGCCTCCCCTGTGGGGCCATTCAGGCTCTACCGGCTCCTTCCTCTATTACTCAGAAGACTTGAACCTGTACATGGCGGGAACCATCGATCAGGTTGACGCAAAGGTTGCGCCTTTCAAGCTCATGCGGGCGGCAATGAAGGCAGTTCGATCCGGGCTTACAACGTCGAAACAAAAGACCTATACTGATAGCTCACTTCCGGAAATGGCCGGAAGGCTGTCTTAG
- a CDS encoding DUF4386 family protein — MKTVTAPTLSDLENIKRIGTGLAFILFPLLFVVAFALHPHLLNPHVLSARALVLRARHADLMQLGHALDLFSTILLVAVALRFMRKLEDTSVAWAGLIGAALAIWGVLMLATLKGALCLTMSAVDTVSDQEFAQMIPGLVAMFSRKGWMVMTWGIVCMPLGFAIQCIALLRTRTIPRWQSALFLMGMLLLCTPDGAEIVSLSASSLMAIALVPYGVQTIINKNAWTQNGRVGEMRVALAVADKAVR; from the coding sequence ATGAAAACGGTAACAGCGCCAACCTTGTCAGATTTGGAAAACATTAAACGCATCGGAACGGGTCTCGCCTTCATTCTGTTCCCGCTCCTTTTCGTAGTGGCGTTTGCTCTTCATCCGCATTTATTGAATCCCCATGTGCTTTCTGCACGGGCCCTGGTACTCAGGGCACGCCATGCCGATCTCATGCAACTGGGTCACGCGCTGGATCTATTCAGCACGATCCTTCTCGTGGCGGTAGCCCTACGCTTCATGAGGAAGCTGGAAGATACGTCTGTCGCATGGGCCGGTCTCATCGGCGCTGCGCTTGCGATCTGGGGCGTGCTTATGCTCGCCACTTTAAAGGGGGCACTTTGTCTCACCATGAGCGCAGTCGACACAGTATCCGATCAGGAGTTCGCTCAGATGATACCGGGGCTCGTGGCCATGTTTTCGAGAAAGGGTTGGATGGTCATGACGTGGGGCATCGTCTGTATGCCTCTGGGGTTTGCCATTCAGTGTATCGCGCTCCTCAGGACAAGAACGATCCCCCGGTGGCAGAGCGCCCTGTTCCTTATGGGCATGCTGTTGCTCTGCACCCCTGATGGGGCCGAAATTGTGAGTCTCTCTGCCTCCTCGCTTATGGCAATAGCGTTGGTGCCCTACGGGGTTCAGACGATCATAAACAAGAACGCATGGACGCAAAACGGCAGGGTGGGCGAAATGCGTGTCGCGTTAGCTGTTGCGGATAAGGCTGTCAGGTGA